acaaatgtttttgtaaagcatcttatgtgcctaagactttagcacagtactgtataagctagagcattaattttgaatgtttgaatgtagaatttacttaatattttcaagttcccGCTTAAACTAACgttttcaatgtagaaagtacttaatcttttctgcaatATTTACTTCACCATATATTTTTTCTGTGCATATAATATATGCACTATATCCCAAGTGCTCTTAAGccacatgatagctttgtgtgaggagcacAGTTAAATTTCAGTCATTATTCAGTGAGtgactgatgacagaattttcattttgggtaaattTATTGTAGCTCAGCATGGAAGGGATCCATGAATACTAAAGTTGATTTAGGCATGTCATACAGGCATTCTCCAATTTTGATGTAACTCATATTTTTGATAGTGATGACATTGCTGCAATATTTGATTGTTGTTCTGAATCTTTTTACAACTTTTCTTTAGACCTAATATCACCCCTGTACTCTTTGTCAATCCACAGTGCTTTGGACGGCTCAAGGGCATGTTCTATTGGAGAACTCCGATACGTCCACCATTAACAGGAACACAGGAATGTTTTGGGCTTTACTGCAGTGCAGGTAAagaaggaaactgcagcaaacccTTTAAGGAGAGCTTACCACTGATGCACAGTTATcctgaaatgtaatctttgattTAGACTAACATATTTACCCTGAATCACCTGCGATTGTGTGATTAGTTAAAGAATCTAATTGGAATATGCATTAGAAGTCAGAGCAATACATGTTTACTAGCAGCATCAAGATTAATAAAAACATTCCTAACCTTAATATATTCATCATGTAATCAAGGATTTAACTACACCAGTCATACCAACAAGATCTATGTTTAGCTTTTAAAACACTCTCAATGATTCCTTTTTGAAAACCTCTATTTGTTTCCCTTCCAGTATGGTGTTTGGCAATTTATATGTGTATTTTGATTGGAATGGAAAAACTGAAATTTCAGGTAACATGTTTgacagtcatattttaaaaatgattttttcactcttttttgacttaaaggtgcacttactaatttttatgtttatgttatgctGACCTATATTAAAGTAATTTTGGACTTTTTCCTGACACGTATAAGTTAATGAGCACTTATTTGAGCTCGGCTAACCATAGTATATCCTGTCTCTGTACTAACACTCACACCTCAATATCTTTCAAAATTTAATCAAATTTGAAAttcaaattttgtttaaaagtcTTCATTTCTAGACACATTTGTATTGACATTCTATCACAGATAACGACAGAAAGATTATGTTTGTGGCCCTGCTGGTTATCTCGGTACTCGGGACACTAAGTTTCCTTGCCCTGAGGAAGGTTCGTGAACTGGAAGATGCTCTCTCTGAAGAGGAGGGCCAGTCTCTGTTATCAGCACGACTCATGTAAAGTTCACTCCTGAACATAATGATTTACATTGACAGTGATGTATGGAAGCTAAGGGTTACGTAAAGCATGATATACTCAGGGTTCCTACAAGGTGCTTTTCAAATTTAactcctggaaaacccttgaaaatagacATTTTCATCAAGAAGTGCTTAAAAAGTGTTTGAATTATAGAGAATCATAAAATACAGTGCTTTagtcatttaataaattaaatggatttatttattttctgaaaaacacgACGACAGACCGACTACTAGACCACAGCTGAGGCAGGCAGTGCATAGACAGCGCTGTCACGTGTCACCTGTTACTTTTGACAGCGCTGTCCTGAAtggaccaatcacaatcaattgttactggatgattaattttttttttttttttaaatatatagatactgctgtggcggatttaaaaagtatgaatcctttcaactatcagttttaattacaaattactcttcagagtgaaaaacaaaattagatgagatgtaaaacgttctGAGAATTGAATGCacatcaatggaggattcagttttgtaaGCCGTCTGGCGCCCCCTTGTGTAAAGAAAGCTTTTTGTCTCataaaataggttatttctgacaacatttgggtcaatatcaaaatacagcttttgaaaaaattaagagaccactgcaaaattatcagtttctctggatttactgtttataggtatgtgttttagTCAAATGAAAATTTGTGtatattctataaagtactgacaacatttctcccaaattccaaataaaaatattttcatttagagcttttatttgcagaaaacgacaactggtcaaaataacaaaaaagatgcagtgctttcagaccttgaataatgcagagaaaacaagttaatattcatttataaacaacaccatactaatgttttaacttaggacgagttcagaaatcaatatttggtggcataaccctgattttcagtcactgctttcatgcatcttggcatgctctctaccagtctttcacattgctgttgggtgactttatgccactcctggcttgtggccatccatcttcctcttgatcacattccagaggttttcagtggggttcaggtctggagattgggctggccatgacagggtctttatctggtggtcctccatccacaccttgattgacctggctgtgtggcatggagcattgtcctgctggaaaaaacaatcctcagagttggggaacattgtcagagcagaaggaagcaagttttcttccaggataaccttgaatgtggcttgattcatgcgtccttcacaaagacaaatctgcctgattccaaccttgctgaagcacccccagatcatcactgatcctccaccaaatttcacagtgggtgcgagacactgtggcttgaaggcctctccaggtctccgtctaaccattagatgaccaggtggaggatcggtgatgatctgggggtgcttcagcagggCTAGAATAGGGCAGATTCAtcttaagggagcacactacaattgcacatcaatttcgtcatgaatgaaacaagaattgttactgtgagaatgtgtagttaaagatgcaaattgagatatgttgtacttgtaaaaactaaattaacttaaaattaacaaataaatagtttttttaatgacatctcaagcatagtccttgaaaacaaataaaaatgtgtttgaaaagtccttgaatttaactttgaagcatctgtacgaaccctgtcTACTGTCTTGTTTGAGCATGTTGCAATTTTCAGTGACTCATATGCTTGTTATGTAATTTATTTCTCAGATATAAACAAAGAGTAACTTCTGCTGTGACGGAAGCCAAAACAGAGTTTAGTAAGTTCATATTGCTTGAAGGGGattctttctcctatcccagcttaatatgcagaatcaACTATTATTAGCATGCTTTTCATAAGTTGATTCCCCTTTCATAAGCTGATTCCCCGCATAGGGTTTattgatgctagtggtgcagacaCTACACACTTCAAATTTATTTCTATCCATTTCGTGATCCGttttcttttataatttaaagCGCTGTCAGACTGGGCAACTtttgtaatgatttgtcaaagttCTTTGCTTTTGTCTGTGTTATTTTAGAGACCATtttggatatcttcagaacaaaaaccatattattattaagtttctGCATGGCATACAGTGGTAAGGACATCATTAAAAGAAAACACCCATTTTTATTCCATTCATAACATTGTTGatcatgatgaacatgttttgatTCCTGCTCTCTCGTTGAAGGTTTGGAGCTGTCGTTTTACAGTGGCGTGTATGGAACTTGCATTGGAGCTACGACACATTTTGGAGAAGCAGCAAAAGGCTTGATTGGCATTTCAGGCATTGTAGTGGGAATTGGAGAAATAGTTGGTAAGTGCACttttagagaaaaaaatgcaGGGATCTACACTTTAGAAAAATCCTGTAAAAACAGATAggtgtggttgccagaaattcagtgtaaaatacagtgaccatgtttcaggcattacaggatgtcattttggtgcctgtatattttacagttcactactgtatgtatatataattacattaaataatgtcAATATACCAACCTGTTGGaactgcacccctgagtcttctctttactgttgtacatgaaactggtgttgagcgggtaaaattcaatgaagctgtcagctgaggacatgtgaggcgtctatttctcaaactagaaactctgatgtacttatactcttgtttagttgtacatctggaccttccacatctctttctgtccttgttagagccagttgtcctttgactttgaagactgtagtgtacacctttgtatgaaatcttcagttttttggcagtttcaagcattgtatagccttcattcctcaaaacaattattgactgatgagtttctagagaaagctgtttcttttgtttgccctttttgacctaatattgaccttaagacatgccagtccattgcatactgttgcaactcaaaaacaaacacaaagacaatgttaagcttcatttaatgaaccaaatagctttcagcagtgtttgatataatggcaagtgattttctagtactaagttagcaatttagcatgattactcaaggataaggtgttggtatgatggctgctggaaatggggcttgtctagatttgatcaaaaattacttttttcaaatagtgatggtgctgtttttaacatcagtaatgtcctgactatactttgtgatcagttgagtgacactttggtgaattaaagtaccaatttccttccgaaacagcaaaatctgtacattattccaaatcttTGGATGCcagtgtatagatagatagatagacaacaatactttactgtaaaattacatgtattgtattttttcacCATACATGGTACAGTAACTACCATAGGTTAaccaattattaattttttaccatagcatttttatattttctgaaagtttttacagtgtatttcgATTACTCAGTCTATTTCactttgttgtattatttaattgtcattaatgCTTTGTATTATGGACATTGAAATCCAAGGTGAACTAATACTTTTATAAGACAGAATGAGGCTTAACTAGACCTTGGGATTTGTCTGCAGGGGGAGGATTGTTTGGCCTTGTATTGAAGAATAACCGTTTCAGGCGCACCTCAGTGGTCTTCTTAGGGATGGTTGTGCACTTTGTGGCCTTCTACCTGATATTCCTCAACATACCAGATGATGCTCCTGTGGTTCTCAAAACCAGCTCGCAACATAAGCCATATATGGCACCAAGGTATAGTAACACAATAAAACACTGTAAAACCTGcacaataaaaaatgtacacGTTTTATTGTGAAAATTGGAATCAGTGTCCCGTTTTTCATGCTCAGCAAGTTCGTTGAACTTTTGCAGAGTTAatataaagaccccatgaaatcgctCGATGAGTTAAAATTTCTTTCCCGTGTTGACATAATTTCTATtaaaaatagggatgcaccgatgtactGGCCACCAATATTTATCGGCTAAttaatgaccaaattaaaaccatcagcaaatCGGTGTAAGCATGAAAACATCGATATGAAAACTTATggtacatttataattaattatcatgaCACTTTGtactctttgaattcaaatgcacaatccagaaatactGATCCAGAAAGCAGAAGGGTTGGCACTacaaagaacatgtaatatttaattattattctttttcgtTCTCACATGAAAAATGGACAAACTTCtcagttacatacgtaacctcgaTTCCTTGAGACCTCGATTccgtacatgcgataagatctgtttctgagtaatcattttgaatgggcgctttataAGTGcgcgatttaaatgtctcagatccaggattggccaaAGTCCgtcgtctttctttggaacaagaaaataatggctgtaaaaccctttttgtgcttgacgatttggcacaatctctattgcGTTTTTCACAaagagattgtgtatttcggctcgtaacactggtgTGTCTTCGggtgaaaccgtggaagacagaacgctgttgaaacggggtggccggtgtgcaaattggatcatataaccatgttcgatcgtttttgcacccattctgaaatacccgttagggtTCTGAAATACCCCTTTTAtggagcagacccggagggaaccGTGAGCTCTGCTTTCTGCTTCAAAGTGTTGTGCCCATCAGAAGCGCTTTTGCTGCACGTGTTGATGCGCGGGTGCCGGTGAGGCAGCacgtatggggcttttagtcaggcgctggctcgaaacagagcaaGGGTGAACCAGCTGTCATATACTccatttgggcataaagtgtctcatagcctgtgactgctgctgagtcgcgacataacgctcagcaaacttattcacagagccaccaaagaggccggctggagacactggagcatccaaaatggtggctttttccttatcaccaatttctgtgagggtcagccatatatgttgatccagaactgccaggttgcccatggacttgccgaaggcctgcgcagtgactttcgtgaTATGCAGCGATAAGTCTGTAGTGGTGCGGatctctttgaatgtctctggattgaagccgtgctcgtccatttgcctgaggagcttggcttgaaatacctggaacaccaccattgcgtggagtgctgatccagcttgacCTGCTGCTGATTAAGCTTTTCCCGCCTGTGTGGACGTTTGTCAACgtggtttggaaggatgtatggggcgtcATTTCCATGCCTTGTTACTTGCTGTGCAGAGGTGttccgcctcctccacagggtgTAATTGGGCATAAACTTTTTCCCtgtgatccacattaaagaggatggcaTCACTGTGCGAGCGCGCTGAGAAGGGCGCGTGCCTGGACTTAgatagttcgttatgaacttcggggaagaatggggcagatttgcagGACGCTGCCATTTGACGGCGTCCGGACTGCAGAaaccattcatcgaggcgagaatgggggagaccactcaaggtgaagctcttcgactGCCCTTGTAAGGACACGgtgcatctccctgtcagtggcgcgtGCACATTCCTCTCCCTCGCTGGGGCGAGGGacagcagcatcatccactgaccactcgcctgatgcagcaagagacatgacatcgtcattattatccccagcgtcagaaccgctgAACGAGATGATGCCGCCCACTATTTCAGAGGGTCAGAGCTCGTCTCGCAGATAGCATATCGGAAAACATGTGCTTcagagagattgaggggctcgcagggcgtgtgccaccacaaggaccacCTTAAAGTCATCCTACTCGACCTTGCAGCCCCACCGTGCCTTCTCATGTGAATCCTCGGGaatcacagaagaggtgggtggcAGGGTGCGTGAGGCTGAATCATTCCTCAGAACGAGAGTGATTCGCGagcaaagcatcttgagactcatgccctcacagtgagggcagtctgtcttcatgagagctgtctctgcgtgggcgtggcccagacaaaaaatgcagctctcatgctgatctgatggcagTATGTatctctcgcacaaggaacacttacggatgacatctttaaaaagacgcgaacacgtaagtgactcttttagatatataaatatataaattaatatatatttatatttatatcacacaatatacaatacacaatatacaattgctttgtaaggatacacaaaccctgctgAAGCGCTGCAGgtaatcaggatgctgaggcccgttcaccagtgaAGCGTCAATCGGCAAGGTGGTTTTGATGTTCGCCAGAGCACAGCAGGGGAGCGGAAATTCTGCCCGCTGACTCGTGTTTATCAACGACAAAGTAGAGGggttctagacaagagatgattgctgtcttgaaggaagaaattctgaggaaatggtgtttgtgcacctgtttttatagcggacagtttctgTCCAAAACAGGcgtggctcaaacaccatagccaatattagaatattggcgtaaTTGtcgagaggtttcaactaggtcgtataTGAAGGTATTCTCCATATGCGTTGCTACGCAATGtcgagtgtactgagtcgtaagggaactgtcATTACGTGACaattgtgaaagcggcacttagctatacatgatgaggtaaaaccatccaaatgCTTAGAAaacagcaaactttgacttcttaGACATTGgaatggtatccattaaggcttcATGATTGATTGAGTTCAGTTTAAAATACCAATAAGGTCTTGCACAATTACAAAAGTTTGAAAGGCTGcttttaaaaatagactgcaatcagTTCTTCAATTAGAGCTTCAGTCAGAAATGTGTAAGCAAGCGGTGCAATCTGGATGGCATTTTCAATTATCCATTACACCACAATAGAATTTAAAAGGGTGTATTTttcctttggtaactttttgatgtggttgacatttccgtggaacTGCACAACGTATGTTTggtatgaatttgtgatgttctgttatatacagtacaaacatgccatatgtgagttctgttgttttgaactgcaaaaacagaagtgcaaaaatgttttagaagtataaaatatatatgtattttttttttacatcaagcatcatgctatgatatttagatatttttcaattttttaaatctttttatcttctacagttgaagtcagaagtttaaatacacttaggctgaagtcattaaaactaattttttaaccacttcacagatttcattttagcaagctttagttttggcaagccatttaggacatctactttgtgcatgacacaagtaatatttccaacaattgtttacagacagattgtttcacttttaagtgactatatcacaattccagtgggtcagaagtttacaaacactaagttaactgtgcctttaagcagcatggaaaattccagaaaattatgtcaagcctttagacaattagccagttagcttctgataggaggtgcactgaattgCAGGAgtacctttggatgtattttaaggcctaccttcaaactcagtgcctctttgcatgacatcatgggaaaatcaaaagaaatcagccaagacctcagaaaaacaattgtggaccaccacaagtctggttcatccttgggagcaatacctgaaggtaccacgtttatctgaacaaacaatagtacgcaagtataaacaccatgggaccaccaACCATCaaactgctcaggaaggagacgcattctgtctcctagagatgaacgtggtttggtgcgaaaagtgcaaatcaatcccagaacaacagcaaaggaccgtgtgaagatgctggaggaaacaggtagacaagtatctatatccacagtaaaacgagtcctatatcgacataacctgaaaggctgctcagccaggaagaaaccactgctccaaaaccggcataaaaacCCTGACTACAGTTTGagaaagatcttactttttgaagaaatgtcctctggtctcatgaaacaaaaatttaactgtttgccCATAATGACCCTcgtaatgtttggaggaaaaagggtgaggcttgcaagccgaagaacaccatcccatccgTGTAGCAAGGTGGTGGCAGCatgatgttgtgggggtgctttgctgcaggagggactggtgcatttaacaaaatagatggcatcatgaggaaggaatattatgtggatatattgaagcaacatctcaagacaacagccaggaagttaaagctcagtcgcaaatgtgtcttccaaatggataatgaccccaagcataccaccaaaattgtggcaaaatggcttaagcacaATGAAGTCAaggtcctgacctcaatccgacataaaatttgtgggcagaactgaaaaagcatgtacgagcaaggaggcctacaaacctgactcagttacaccagttctgtctggaggaatgggccaaaattccagccacttattgtgagaagcttgtggaaggctacccaaaatgtttgacccaagttagacaatttaaaggcaatgctaccaaatactaacaaagtgtatgtaaacttctgacccactgggaatgtgatgaaagaaataaaagttgaaataaatcattctctctactattattctgacatttcacatctttaaaataaagtagtgatcctaactgacctaagacagggaacgttttctacgattaaatgtcaggaattgtgaaaaactgagtttaaatgtttttggctaagatgtatgtgaacttctgacttcaactgtatttatctttcattaactacgtttccatccaagggttttttttgtgacaaaaagtATAGCGCATCAAAACTTTactgatatagctgatggaaacgcaaattattgctaaaatttcacaagtgtcaacacaatatttttccatttaactctagcgcataaactctatgtcgatacttcaagtgttgcgaaaaactggtttggaaacagttattgttgagaaaattggcatgaatgcaaaaatattgtcacatgacagaatttatccCAAtcattctcctgtgttaatcatgacaaggtatacatccttgaaagccaatttattctacgtgaagcattactcgcactgttatggagtggtcttaacggcatacctgcacagatccgatgctgcaaacacatctgcgtcatgacactttcAGGATataatatctcgtatcatgcgcctgtca
This portion of the Myxocyprinus asiaticus isolate MX2 ecotype Aquarium Trade chromosome 14, UBuf_Myxa_2, whole genome shotgun sequence genome encodes:
- the LOC127451568 gene encoding UNC93-like protein MFSD11 isoform X1, with protein sequence MADIRTYNVVILGIGFLLIFTAFTTCGNIEQTVVKSLNNTTFSGSGYHSLGIIYGVFSFCNLLAPTIVAITGPQLTMFLSGILYSGYIAVFIIPSTWSFYFTSVLIGIGAAMLWTAQGHVLLENSDTSTINRNTGMFWALLQCSMVFGNLYVYFDWNGKTEISDNDRKIMFVALLVISVLGTLSFLALRKVRELEDALSEEEGQSLLSARLIYKQRVTSAVTEAKTEFKTILDIFRTKTILLLSFCMAYSGLELSFYSGVYGTCIGATTHFGEAAKGLIGISGIVVGIGEIVGGGLFGLVLKNNRFRRTSVVFLGMVVHFVAFYLIFLNIPDDAPVVLKTSSQHKPYMAPSVSIALLCSFLLGLGDSCFNTQLYSILGRVYVEHSAPAFAIFKFTQSIFAAVAFFYSGYVLLTWQLLIMVIMGFTGTLCFFIVERLQNVSADTQEY
- the LOC127451568 gene encoding UNC93-like protein MFSD11 isoform X3 is translated as MFLSGILYSGYIAVFIIPSTWSFYFTSVLIGIGAAMLWTAQGHVLLENSDTSTINRNTGMFWALLQCSMVFGNLYVYFDWNGKTEISDNDRKIMFVALLVISVLGTLSFLALRKVRELEDALSEEEGQSLLSARLIYKQRVTSAVTEAKTEFKTILDIFRTKTILLLSFCMAYSGLELSFYSGVYGTCIGATTHFGEAAKGLIGISGIVVGIGEIVGGGLFGLVLKNNRFRRTSVVFLGMVVHFVAFYLIFLNIPDDAPVVLKTSSQHKPYMAPSVSIALLCSFLLGLGDSCFNTQLYSILGRVYVEHSAPAFAIFKFTQSIFAAVAFFYSGYVLLTWQLLIMVIMGFTGTLCFFIVERLQNVSADTQEY